A genomic window from Rhodococcus sp. KBS0724 includes:
- a CDS encoding YnfA family protein gives MTVARSLLLFVLAAVLEIGGAWLVWQGIRENKGWIWVGLGVISLGLYGLVATMQPDANFGRILAAYGGIFVAGSLLWAVAMDGFRPDRFDITGALICLVGVGVIMYAR, from the coding sequence ATGACCGTCGCCCGCTCGCTTTTGCTGTTCGTTCTTGCCGCCGTACTCGAAATCGGTGGAGCCTGGCTGGTGTGGCAGGGAATTCGCGAGAACAAGGGCTGGATCTGGGTCGGCCTCGGCGTGATCTCGCTCGGCCTCTACGGACTGGTCGCGACGATGCAGCCCGATGCCAACTTCGGTCGCATCCTCGCCGCGTACGGCGGCATCTTTGTCGCCGGATCCTTGCTGTGGGCGGTAGCGATGGACGGTTTCCGCCCCGATCGATTCGACATCACCGGTGCGCTGATCTGCCTCGTCGGAGTTGGCGTGATTATGTATGCGCGCTAA
- a CDS encoding TIGR03619 family F420-dependent LLM class oxidoreductase codes for MKYTVGVAMNPLDQLPGIAKTAEECGFTSIALPDSLFFMETQTADYPYTPDGSRMWTAETPWVDPLIAAAAMGAVTEKIEFYTQVLKLGSRNPVLLARQVGSVAALTNNRFGFGVGIGWAPEEFEWCGAPYQRRGARVDEMIDVIKLILGGGMVEYHGEFFDFDRLQMSPTPTKPVPFYVGGHTEVALKRAARVGDGWTSAMIKFDDLVGVIARLRELRAEYGKENEPYEIQTVCVDRFGKDGYAELEDAGVTDIITVPWVFDGIGFDAPLEAKQDSMRRFAEKYIQ; via the coding sequence ATGAAGTACACCGTCGGGGTTGCGATGAACCCCTTGGATCAGCTGCCCGGTATCGCCAAAACCGCTGAAGAGTGCGGCTTTACGTCCATTGCGTTGCCGGATTCACTGTTCTTCATGGAAACCCAGACGGCGGACTACCCGTATACGCCGGACGGGTCTCGGATGTGGACTGCCGAGACCCCCTGGGTCGATCCGCTGATCGCCGCGGCCGCGATGGGCGCTGTCACCGAGAAAATCGAGTTCTACACGCAGGTACTGAAACTGGGTAGCCGCAATCCGGTGCTTCTCGCCCGCCAAGTCGGGTCGGTCGCCGCGTTGACGAACAACCGTTTCGGATTCGGTGTCGGAATCGGCTGGGCTCCGGAAGAATTCGAGTGGTGCGGAGCTCCCTACCAGCGTCGCGGCGCCCGGGTGGACGAGATGATCGACGTCATCAAGCTGATCCTCGGCGGCGGTATGGTCGAGTACCACGGCGAGTTTTTCGATTTCGATCGTCTGCAGATGAGTCCGACTCCCACCAAACCGGTTCCGTTCTACGTCGGTGGCCACACCGAGGTTGCTCTCAAGCGCGCAGCACGGGTCGGCGACGGCTGGACGTCGGCGATGATCAAGTTCGACGATCTGGTCGGTGTCATCGCCAGATTGCGCGAACTTCGTGCCGAGTACGGCAAGGAGAACGAACCGTACGAGATCCAGACTGTGTGCGTCGACCGATTCGGCAAAGATGGCTACGCCGAGCTCGAGGACGCCGGTGTCACCGACATCATCACCGTTCCTTGGGTTTTCGACGGTATCGGGTTCGACGCACCGCTCGAGGCAAAGCAGGATTCCATGCGCAGGTTCGCCGAGAAATACATCCAGTGA
- a CDS encoding ABC transporter ATP-binding protein: protein MANVQFAGVTHRYEGTDRPAVDRLDLDIADGEFLVLVGPSGCGKSTSLRMLAGLESASDGRIEIGGTDVTHLAPRARDVAMVFQSYALYPNMTVEQNMGFALQNAGVGKTERRERVLEAARMLELEPLLGRKPAKLSGGQRQRVAMGRAIVRHPKVFCMDEPLSNLDAKLRVSTRSQIAALQRRLGTTTVYVTHDQVEAMTMGDRVAVMLDGRLQQVAKPRELYDNPVNTFVAAFIGSPGMNLIEAPVEGTVAVLGDLRIPIPTGASDRDRIVVGVRPESWSLAGAWREGSLAVDADLLEELGAESFVYAKGEPAAKWKSRSGRVVVRLDRKTSILPGERIHLLPNQDEVYFFSAETGARL, encoded by the coding sequence ATGGCCAACGTGCAATTCGCGGGAGTCACGCACCGCTACGAAGGAACCGATCGACCGGCAGTCGACCGTCTCGACCTCGACATCGCCGATGGTGAGTTCCTGGTACTCGTAGGACCTTCCGGTTGCGGTAAGTCCACCAGCCTGCGAATGCTCGCCGGTCTCGAGTCCGCGTCGGACGGCCGGATCGAGATCGGCGGCACGGACGTCACGCACCTCGCTCCGCGAGCACGTGACGTCGCCATGGTGTTTCAGAGTTACGCGCTGTACCCGAACATGACCGTCGAACAGAACATGGGCTTCGCGCTGCAGAATGCCGGAGTAGGAAAGACCGAACGCCGGGAGCGGGTACTCGAGGCGGCGCGGATGCTCGAACTCGAACCGTTGCTCGGACGTAAACCGGCAAAGCTGTCCGGCGGGCAACGTCAACGAGTTGCCATGGGTAGAGCCATTGTTCGCCATCCCAAGGTGTTCTGCATGGACGAACCACTCAGCAATCTCGACGCCAAACTGCGCGTCAGTACGCGGTCGCAGATCGCCGCTCTGCAGCGTCGTCTCGGTACCACTACGGTCTACGTCACCCACGATCAAGTGGAAGCGATGACGATGGGTGACCGGGTGGCGGTGATGCTCGACGGTAGGTTGCAGCAGGTGGCGAAGCCGCGCGAGCTTTACGACAACCCTGTCAACACTTTTGTGGCCGCCTTCATCGGGTCACCGGGCATGAACCTGATCGAAGCGCCGGTCGAGGGCACCGTCGCAGTGCTCGGTGATCTGCGGATACCGATTCCGACTGGTGCATCTGATCGGGACAGAATTGTGGTGGGCGTCAGGCCGGAATCGTGGAGTTTGGCGGGGGCGTGGCGTGAAGGCTCGCTCGCCGTCGACGCCGATTTGCTCGAAGAGTTGGGCGCCGAATCATTCGTCTACGCAAAGGGGGAGCCCGCCGCGAAGTGGAAGAGCCGATCGGGAAGAGTAGTGGTTCGGCTCGACCGGAAGACATCGATTCTCCCGGGAGAGAGGATTCACCTGTTGCCGAATCAGGACGAGGTGTACTTCTTCTCGGCGGAGACCGGTGCCCGTTTGTAA
- a CDS encoding cytochrome P450, with amino-acid sequence MAQPAIPQGIDFTDPDIYAERMPFEEFAQLRKTAPVWWNPQPPEIGGFQDEGYWVVTRHEEVKEVSQRSDIFSTHENTAIPRFADDIPRENVEMQRFILINKDAPEHTKLRKLISRGFTPRAINSLRDELTERAEQIVKTAAESGAGDFVTQVASELPLQAIAELLGVPQEDRMKLFDWSNQMTSYDDPEFDIDPQAASMEILGYAYQMADQRKKCPADDIVTKLIEADIDGNELSPEEFGFFVILLAVAGNETTRNAITHGMVAFLDNPDQWELYKKERPKTAADEIVRWATPVTSFQRTALEDTELGGQKIKKGDRVVMMYASANFDEEVFENPTKFDIMRDPNPHLGFGGTGAHYCVGANLARLEIDLIFNAIADHLPDITRLGDPRRLRSGWLNGIKEFQVDYKTGGCPVKH; translated from the coding sequence GTGGCACAGCCCGCAATCCCCCAGGGGATCGACTTCACGGACCCCGACATCTACGCAGAGCGGATGCCTTTCGAGGAATTTGCGCAGCTGCGTAAGACTGCTCCCGTGTGGTGGAATCCGCAGCCGCCGGAGATCGGCGGGTTCCAGGACGAGGGCTACTGGGTGGTCACTCGACATGAAGAGGTCAAGGAAGTCTCGCAGCGCAGCGACATCTTCTCGACCCACGAGAACACTGCGATCCCGCGTTTCGCCGACGACATCCCGCGTGAGAACGTCGAAATGCAGCGGTTCATCCTCATCAACAAGGACGCTCCCGAGCACACCAAACTCCGCAAGCTGATCTCGCGTGGGTTCACACCGCGAGCTATCAACAGCCTGCGCGACGAACTGACCGAGCGGGCCGAGCAGATCGTGAAGACCGCCGCCGAAAGCGGTGCCGGAGACTTCGTCACGCAGGTGGCGTCGGAACTTCCGTTGCAGGCGATTGCCGAGCTTCTTGGCGTGCCGCAGGAAGATCGTATGAAGCTCTTCGACTGGTCCAACCAGATGACGTCGTATGACGACCCCGAATTCGACATCGACCCGCAGGCTGCGTCGATGGAGATCCTCGGGTACGCGTACCAGATGGCGGATCAGCGCAAGAAGTGTCCCGCCGATGACATCGTCACCAAGCTCATCGAAGCTGACATCGACGGAAATGAGCTCTCCCCTGAGGAATTCGGCTTTTTCGTGATTCTTCTTGCGGTCGCCGGAAACGAGACCACTCGCAATGCGATCACACATGGCATGGTGGCGTTCCTGGACAATCCCGACCAGTGGGAGCTGTACAAGAAGGAACGCCCCAAGACTGCTGCCGACGAAATCGTTCGCTGGGCCACCCCGGTGACGTCTTTTCAGCGCACCGCTCTCGAGGACACCGAGCTCGGTGGACAGAAGATCAAGAAGGGCGATCGCGTCGTCATGATGTACGCGTCGGCCAACTTCGATGAAGAGGTCTTCGAGAACCCCACGAAGTTCGACATCATGCGCGACCCCAACCCGCATCTCGGGTTCGGCGGCACCGGTGCGCACTACTGCGTCGGCGCGAATCTGGCTCGCCTCGAAATCGACCTGATCTTCAATGCGATCGCCGATCATCTCCCGGACATCACCCGGCTCGGAGATCCTCGTCGTCTGCGTTCAGGCTGGCTGAACGGCATCAAAGAGTTTCAGGTTGATTACAAGACCGGCGGCTGTCCGGTCAAACACTGA
- a CDS encoding GNAT family N-acetyltransferase, with protein sequence MTTHIQDQILDRRELTAALVRALERRHEVLDAVVDSADHQAAVATVAELLGTSESNAEAVLGLKFSALTKAARDRIQGELENLDATLEWTAVDRPASSGVNFNLRPFTDSADDAALFAERSTEQLDDSGTPWASDRVESERTAGLGRIDDESAAWFVAEDLSSDTPTSVGLVFGELTDQEVNVAIWIAPQARKKGYGTACIKHARRELAAEFPGTVLVVRAKA encoded by the coding sequence ATGACGACGCACATTCAAGATCAGATCCTGGACCGTCGCGAGCTCACCGCCGCACTTGTTCGCGCCTTGGAACGCCGACACGAGGTACTGGACGCCGTTGTCGACAGCGCAGACCATCAGGCAGCAGTGGCAACGGTTGCAGAACTACTCGGAACGTCCGAGTCCAACGCGGAAGCAGTGTTGGGCCTCAAGTTCAGCGCACTGACCAAAGCAGCACGCGACCGCATTCAGGGCGAACTCGAAAACCTCGACGCCACCTTGGAATGGACCGCCGTAGACCGCCCGGCAAGCAGCGGCGTGAACTTCAACCTGCGCCCGTTCACCGACAGCGCCGACGATGCAGCACTGTTCGCCGAGCGCTCCACAGAGCAGCTCGACGACAGCGGCACTCCGTGGGCGTCGGATCGCGTCGAGTCGGAGCGCACTGCCGGCCTGGGTCGTATCGACGACGAAAGCGCGGCTTGGTTTGTCGCCGAGGATCTTTCGTCCGACACTCCGACGAGCGTCGGCCTGGTATTCGGTGAGCTCACCGATCAGGAAGTGAACGTTGCGATCTGGATCGCACCGCAGGCCAGGAAGAAGGGCTACGGCACGGCGTGCATCAAGCACGCTCGCCGCGAACTTGCCGCCGAATTCCCCGGCACTGTTCTGGTGGTTCGGGCGAAGGCGTGA
- a CDS encoding nitroreductase family deazaflavin-dependent oxidoreductase, with the protein MSTPPAKPKGLDAPATVTIIKWMSKANVAMYRATDGMLGSKWRVGSAFPRGLPICLLTTTGRKSGEERINPLLFLEDDDNVILVASQGGLPKNPMWYLNIKADPVVTVQIKSRVRSMKARVATDDERARLWPKLVAMYADFDNYQAWTDRVIPVIVCEPLITK; encoded by the coding sequence ATGAGCACTCCCCCAGCTAAACCCAAGGGACTCGACGCTCCGGCGACAGTCACGATCATCAAGTGGATGTCGAAAGCCAACGTCGCGATGTATCGGGCGACCGACGGAATGCTGGGCAGCAAGTGGCGGGTCGGCAGCGCGTTTCCACGCGGGCTGCCGATCTGCCTGCTCACCACGACCGGGCGTAAGTCCGGCGAAGAACGGATCAATCCGTTGCTGTTTCTCGAGGACGACGACAACGTGATTCTGGTGGCGTCGCAAGGTGGTCTGCCGAAAAACCCGATGTGGTATCTCAACATCAAGGCCGATCCCGTGGTGACCGTCCAGATCAAGTCGCGCGTGCGGTCGATGAAAGCTCGTGTCGCCACCGACGACGAGCGCGCTCGGTTGTGGCCCAAATTGGTTGCGATGTATGCCGACTTCGACAACTACCAAGCCTGGACCGATCGGGTTATCCCCGTGATCGTGTGCGAGCCACTCATCACCAAATGA
- a CDS encoding ABC transporter substrate-binding protein — MANMNRRGFLSLGGAIAAGAALTACAGSGGSSADAAETSGASGDSNTITFWSNHPGKSTDVEKELINRFQTKYPDLKVNLVDGGKNYEEVAQKFNAALSGGDVPDVVVLSDVWWFNYALAGAIEPLDGLFSEVGVDSGDYVDSLLADYLFQGKHYALPYARSTPLFYYNKAVWSQAGLPDRGPATWQEFDEWGPELQKVVGNGKLAHGWGNAKDYLGWTYEGPIWTFGGSYSDQWNLQLDNEKTIAAGQFLSSMIHDKKYAAVSTDIANEFGTGILASTIASTGDLSGIKKTANFDFGTAFLPAVDGTPGCPTGGAGLAIPSKISDQRKKNALKFIDFITNGENTAYFSQNVGYMPVRKSATSEPSMKAFLDANPNSRTAVDQLSRTRSQDYARVFVPGGDQIIGTGLEQIALQKADVASTFAGVATQLQQIIDRQITPKLPK, encoded by the coding sequence ATGGCAAACATGAACAGGCGCGGATTTCTGAGCCTCGGCGGTGCAATCGCCGCCGGCGCCGCACTGACCGCGTGCGCGGGTTCCGGCGGATCCAGCGCTGATGCTGCGGAAACATCCGGTGCTTCGGGTGATTCCAACACCATCACCTTCTGGTCGAACCACCCGGGCAAGTCCACCGACGTAGAGAAGGAACTGATCAACCGGTTCCAGACCAAGTACCCGGACCTGAAGGTCAACCTGGTGGACGGTGGCAAGAACTACGAAGAGGTGGCGCAGAAGTTCAACGCTGCACTCTCCGGCGGAGACGTTCCCGATGTGGTTGTGCTCTCCGATGTCTGGTGGTTCAACTATGCACTGGCCGGAGCGATCGAGCCGCTCGACGGGCTCTTCTCCGAGGTGGGCGTCGACTCGGGTGACTACGTCGACTCGCTGCTCGCCGACTACCTGTTCCAGGGCAAGCACTATGCGCTTCCCTACGCGCGGTCGACGCCGTTGTTCTACTACAACAAGGCGGTCTGGTCGCAGGCAGGTCTTCCCGACCGTGGGCCGGCGACATGGCAGGAGTTCGACGAGTGGGGACCCGAGCTGCAGAAGGTCGTGGGCAACGGCAAGTTGGCACACGGGTGGGGCAACGCGAAGGATTACCTCGGCTGGACCTACGAAGGCCCAATCTGGACGTTCGGCGGCTCGTACTCCGACCAGTGGAATCTGCAGCTCGACAACGAGAAGACCATTGCCGCAGGGCAGTTCCTCTCCAGCATGATTCACGACAAGAAGTACGCCGCGGTCTCCACTGACATCGCGAACGAATTCGGTACCGGCATTCTGGCGTCGACCATCGCGTCGACGGGCGATCTGTCCGGCATCAAGAAGACTGCCAACTTCGACTTCGGCACCGCTTTCCTCCCGGCAGTGGACGGAACTCCCGGTTGCCCCACCGGCGGTGCCGGGCTTGCCATCCCGTCCAAGATCTCCGATCAGCGTAAGAAGAACGCGCTCAAGTTCATCGACTTCATCACCAATGGTGAGAACACGGCGTACTTCTCGCAGAACGTCGGCTACATGCCGGTCCGCAAGTCGGCAACCTCGGAGCCGAGCATGAAGGCGTTCCTCGACGCGAACCCCAACTCCCGTACCGCTGTGGATCAGCTCTCGCGTACGCGCTCGCAGGACTACGCACGCGTGTTCGTCCCGGGTGGGGATCAGATCATCGGCACCGGACTCGAGCAGATCGCTCTCCAGAAGGCCGACGTCGCATCGACATTCGCCGGCGTTGCCACGCAGTTGCAGCAGATCATCGACCGGCAGATCACCCCCAAGCTGCCGAAGTAG
- a CDS encoding nuclear transport factor 2 family protein, with product MTTEHPARVAGNASRTAASGKNKEAWLDLFAEDGWVEDPVGPSGFDPEGKGHHGREAISKFYDMTIANTDKLEFLIDDSLVCGNENVNIGKIRTTIAGSVIDAEGVFVYRVNDEGKIQSLRAFWEVERAMKTARKA from the coding sequence ATGACCACCGAACATCCCGCCCGCGTAGCGGGCAACGCATCGCGGACAGCAGCAAGCGGAAAGAACAAGGAAGCCTGGCTGGATCTCTTTGCCGAGGACGGCTGGGTCGAAGATCCCGTCGGTCCTTCAGGCTTCGACCCCGAGGGCAAAGGCCATCATGGCCGCGAGGCCATTTCCAAGTTCTACGATATGACGATCGCGAACACGGACAAACTCGAGTTCCTCATCGACGATTCCTTGGTGTGCGGTAACGAGAACGTCAACATCGGCAAGATACGGACGACAATCGCCGGATCCGTCATCGACGCCGAAGGCGTATTCGTCTACCGCGTCAACGACGAGGGAAAAATCCAGTCGCTTCGCGCATTCTGGGAAGTGGAACGCGCCATGAAAACAGCTCGCAAGGCCTGA
- a CDS encoding thiolase domain-containing protein, which produces MAGTPQLAAVLGTGQTHYVAKRHDVSMAGLVREAIDAAMLDAQVGWDDIDAVVIGKAPDLFEGSMMPELAMSDALGANGKPLLRVHTAGSVGGSTAIVASTLVKSGVHKRVLTVSWEKQSESNAMWALSTPIPFNMPVGAGAGGYFAPHVRSYIRRSGAPSHIGAIVAAKDRLNGSINPYAHLKQPDITVESVQASQMLWDPIRYDETCPSSDGACALVIGNEEAAAEIEAQGRTVAWIHATAMRTEPTTYAGRDQVNPQAGRDAAAALWKAAGITDPLNEIDCAEIYVPFSWFEPMWLENLGFAEEGQGWKLTEAGETAIGGKLPVNASGGVLSSNPIGASGMIRFAESAMQVMHRAGDHQVAGARKALGHAYGGGSQYFSMWVVGSERPTT; this is translated from the coding sequence ATGGCCGGAACGCCACAACTCGCGGCCGTGCTCGGCACCGGCCAGACTCATTACGTCGCAAAGCGTCACGACGTGTCGATGGCCGGATTGGTCCGTGAAGCGATCGACGCCGCGATGCTCGACGCACAGGTCGGCTGGGACGACATCGACGCCGTCGTGATCGGCAAGGCCCCCGACCTGTTCGAGGGATCGATGATGCCGGAACTGGCCATGTCGGATGCTCTCGGCGCCAACGGGAAACCGTTGCTTCGCGTCCACACCGCCGGGTCTGTCGGTGGTTCGACAGCGATCGTGGCATCGACCCTCGTCAAATCCGGAGTTCACAAACGGGTTTTGACGGTTTCCTGGGAGAAGCAGTCCGAGTCGAATGCGATGTGGGCACTGTCCACGCCGATCCCCTTCAACATGCCGGTGGGGGCCGGAGCCGGCGGTTACTTTGCGCCGCACGTCCGTTCGTACATCCGCCGATCTGGGGCGCCCTCGCACATCGGTGCCATTGTTGCCGCAAAAGACCGCCTCAACGGCAGCATCAACCCCTACGCACACCTCAAGCAACCCGATATCACGGTCGAATCCGTTCAAGCGTCACAGATGCTGTGGGATCCCATCCGCTACGACGAGACGTGCCCGTCTTCCGACGGCGCGTGCGCGCTGGTGATCGGCAACGAAGAGGCTGCCGCCGAGATCGAGGCACAGGGCCGTACCGTCGCATGGATTCATGCAACGGCGATGCGCACCGAACCGACGACCTACGCGGGTCGCGACCAGGTCAACCCGCAGGCCGGACGCGATGCTGCGGCAGCCCTGTGGAAGGCGGCCGGAATCACGGATCCGCTCAACGAGATCGACTGCGCCGAAATTTACGTGCCGTTCTCCTGGTTCGAACCGATGTGGCTCGAGAACCTCGGATTTGCCGAGGAAGGCCAGGGATGGAAGCTCACCGAAGCCGGCGAAACAGCCATCGGTGGCAAGCTTCCCGTCAACGCGTCGGGTGGCGTTCTCTCGTCCAACCCGATCGGTGCGTCCGGCATGATCCGGTTTGCCGAATCCGCGATGCAGGTGATGCACCGCGCCGGCGACCACCAAGTAGCCGGTGCACGTAAGGCTCTCGGTCACGCGTACGGCGGTGGCTCACAGTATTTCTCGATGTGGGTTGTCGGCTCCGAACGCCCCACCACGTAA
- a CDS encoding DNA-binding protein: protein MTDDQFRPIEPGRERAHREYAGLFRINERHGATESQRARQSLPHMLEPYGAIRVVGGLAAGSSTLEPGEPDVDDADVMAALSLIPKARAEMDQDEALFLAVARKRGMTWQDIAFGLGLGSTQAARQRYERLVRRTTG, encoded by the coding sequence ATGACCGATGACCAATTCCGACCGATCGAGCCCGGCCGAGAGCGCGCACACCGCGAGTACGCCGGGCTCTTTCGGATCAACGAACGACACGGAGCAACCGAGAGCCAACGCGCCAGGCAATCCCTCCCCCACATGCTCGAACCGTACGGCGCGATCCGCGTCGTCGGCGGTCTCGCCGCGGGTAGCAGCACACTCGAACCCGGCGAACCGGACGTCGACGACGCCGATGTCATGGCCGCCTTGAGTCTGATCCCCAAGGCCCGCGCCGAAATGGACCAGGACGAAGCACTCTTCCTCGCGGTCGCACGCAAACGCGGGATGACGTGGCAGGACATCGCATTCGGACTCGGTCTCGGCAGCACACAGGCTGCACGTCAGCGCTACGAACGACTCGTCCGGCGCACCACAGGCTGA
- a CDS encoding steroid 3-ketoacyl-CoA thiolase — translation MGTPVIVEAVRTPIGKRGGWLAGLHAAEILGAAQKGLLDRSGIDPMLIEQVIGGCVTQAGAQSNNITRTAWLHAGLPWQTGATTVDCQCGSAQQANHLIAGLIATGAIDAGIACGIEAMSQVPLGANVGTLAGPRRPATWDIDLPDQFGAAERIARRRGLTREDLEALGVRSQALAKQAWEEGRFDREVLELSAPQIDKEGNLTGETKLVNRDQGLRDTTAEALARLKPVMEGAIHTAGTSSQISDGAAAVLLMDEDKARALGLKPRARIVAQALVGSEPEFHLDGPVQATTRVLEKSGMKIGDLDLFEVNEAFASVALSWAQVHEPDFDNVNVNGGALALGHPVGSTGSRLITTALHELERRDGSTALITMCAGGALATGTIIERI, via the coding sequence GTGGGCACACCAGTAATCGTCGAGGCCGTCCGCACACCGATCGGTAAGCGTGGAGGCTGGCTCGCCGGCCTGCACGCTGCCGAAATTCTCGGGGCTGCTCAGAAGGGTCTTCTCGATCGCTCGGGAATCGACCCGATGTTGATCGAGCAAGTGATCGGCGGCTGCGTCACCCAAGCCGGCGCACAGTCCAACAACATCACCCGTACAGCATGGCTGCACGCCGGACTGCCCTGGCAGACCGGCGCCACCACCGTCGACTGCCAGTGCGGATCCGCGCAGCAGGCCAATCACCTGATCGCCGGATTGATCGCCACCGGTGCGATCGACGCCGGCATCGCCTGCGGCATCGAAGCGATGAGCCAGGTCCCACTCGGAGCCAACGTCGGAACTCTCGCCGGACCGCGTCGCCCCGCCACCTGGGACATCGACCTGCCCGATCAGTTCGGCGCGGCCGAGCGCATCGCGCGTCGTCGCGGATTGACCCGAGAGGACCTCGAAGCTCTCGGCGTCCGCTCCCAGGCCCTCGCCAAGCAGGCCTGGGAAGAAGGTCGCTTCGATCGCGAGGTACTCGAGCTGTCGGCGCCTCAGATCGACAAGGAAGGCAACCTGACGGGCGAGACCAAGCTGGTCAATCGCGACCAAGGCCTGCGTGACACGACGGCCGAGGCCCTGGCTCGTTTGAAGCCGGTTATGGAGGGCGCAATCCACACTGCCGGAACGTCTTCGCAGATCTCCGACGGCGCAGCGGCTGTCCTGCTCATGGACGAGGACAAGGCCCGCGCTCTCGGTTTGAAGCCGCGCGCCCGCATCGTCGCTCAGGCTCTCGTCGGGTCCGAGCCCGAGTTCCACCTCGACGGTCCGGTCCAGGCCACGACCCGCGTTCTCGAGAAGAGCGGCATGAAGATCGGCGACCTCGATCTCTTCGAGGTCAACGAAGCGTTTGCCTCTGTCGCCCTGTCCTGGGCTCAGGTTCACGAGCCGGATTTCGACAACGTCAACGTCAACGGCGGCGCTCTGGCTCTCGGCCATCCGGTCGGCAGCACCGGCTCGCGACTGATCACGACGGCTCTGCACGAACTCGAGCGCCGCGACGGTTCGACTGCGTTGATCACGATGTGCGCCGGCGGCGCACTGGCCACCGGCACGATCATCGAGCGCATCTGA
- a CDS encoding VOC family protein, producing the protein MTISFNHTIIAAHDRQESAWFFTHIFGLPDPTPAGHFLSVELEHGVMLDYAQVEQGAEISPQHYAFLVSENDFDGIYQRILALRLEHWADPRKSSTGFNTNDGGRGVYFLDPSGHFLEAITKPYGG; encoded by the coding sequence ATGACCATTTCGTTCAATCACACCATCATCGCAGCGCACGACAGACAAGAGTCTGCGTGGTTTTTCACCCACATTTTCGGTCTTCCGGATCCCACTCCGGCCGGGCATTTCCTCTCCGTCGAACTCGAGCACGGAGTGATGCTGGACTATGCACAAGTGGAGCAGGGCGCTGAGATTTCACCACAGCACTACGCATTCCTGGTCTCCGAGAATGACTTCGACGGAATCTACCAGCGGATACTCGCCCTCAGACTCGAACATTGGGCTGATCCGCGAAAATCGAGCACCGGCTTCAACACCAATGACGGTGGGCGCGGCGTCTACTTCCTCGACCCGTCGGGACACTTCCTCGAAGCGATCACCAAACCATACGGCGGCTAA